CCGGTCGCCAGCCGGCGGGCGACCTCCGCGCGCACGGTCTCGTCGGCGAGGGCTTCGGCCAGCGGCCTGCCCCCGGCCAGGTCACGCACGGCGGGGCAGGACACCTGGCTCTGGAAGCCGCCGCCCGCGTCGGGGCCCGCCCAGTCGGCCGCGCCGCCGCGGGCGAGCGGGGCGCCGGGCAACGGCATGTAGCCGATCTCCCCGGCGCCGCCCGTGGCGCCGCGCAGGAGGGTGCCGCCCAGCACGATCGCGGCACCCACGCCCTCGTCGAGGTAGGCGAGGACGAAGTGGTCGTGGTCCTGGGCCGCGCCCTCGTACTGCTCGGCGACCGCCGCGAGGTTCACGTCGTTCTCGATGACCACGGGCCGCCCGACCACCTCGGCGAGGTCGGCGAGCAGGGTGCGGGAGTGCCAGCCGGGCAGATGGGGCGCGTAACGCAGCTGCCCGGTGTGCGGGTCGATCGCGCCGGGCGTGCCGATCACCACGGCGTCGAGGTCGTCGTGGCCGAGACCGGTCGGGCGCAGGGCGCCGTCCACGGCCTCGGCGACGAGCTGGGCGGTGCGGTGACGCACGTCCTCCGCGACGGCGTCGGCCTCGACGCGGCAGGAGCCGACCACGGCGCCGGTGATGTCCGCGACGACGGCGTCTATCCCGGTGGGGCCGACGGAGAGCGCGGCGACATGGGCGGCGGCCGGGTGGATCTCGTACAGCACGGCGTTCGGCCCGGGCCGCCCGCTCTGGCTGCCCGTCGACCGCACCAGGCCGGCCTCCTCCAGTCTCGCCAGCAGCTGGGAGGCGGTGGGCTTGGACAGGCCGGTCAGCTCACCGATGCGGGTGCGGGTGAGGGGCCCCTGGGTGACCAGGAGATCGAGCGCCGCCCGGTCGTTCATGGCCCGCAGCACGCGCGGCGTACCCGGTGTGGTTCCGGCCATGAGCGACGCACCCGCCTTCTGTTAGGAAACTTTACTGTCGATGGGAGGACGGTATGGCGACGGTCCGGACCCGTCAATGGGAAGCGCCCCCGAGGCAACCAAAGCGTTACCTCGGGGGCGCTGTGCGCCTGTGTTCACTTCGACAGATTGGGCGGCGGTGCTATCGGGGTCGCCGCCAGCGACTGCGGGGAGGTCGCCGAGGCGTAGGCGGACGGGGCCGCCATGGACGCCGTCGGGTCGGCGGTGGCGGCGTCCGGCTGCGCGGGAACGACGCCGATCATCCGGATGCCCGCCGCGTCCAGGGCCTGCTTGATCCGCCAGCGCAGCTCGCGCTCGACGCCCAGGGACTTGCCCGGCATGGTCTTGGCCGTGACCCGTACGGTCATCGAGTCGAGCAGCACCGCGTCCAGACCGAGGACCTCCACCGGGCCCCACAGCCGCTCCGACCAGGGCTCCTCCTTGGTCATGGTCTCGCCGGCCTCGGCGATCGCCCTGCGGACCAGTTCCAGTTCCTCCACCGGGCGGACCGTGACGTCGACGCCGGCGGTGGACCAGCCCTGGCTGAGGTTGCCGATCCGCTTCACCTCACCGTTGCGGACGTACCAGATCTCGCCGTTGTCGCCGCGCAGCTTGGTGACCCGCAGACCCACCTCGATGACCTCGCCGGAGGCGACACCCGCGTCGATCGAGTCCCCGACGCCGTACTGGTCCTCCAGGATCATGAAGACGCCGGAGAGGAAGTCGGTGACGAGGTTGCGCGCGCCGAAGCCCAGCGCCACACCGGCGACCCCCGCGGAGGCCAGCAGGGGTGCCAGGTTGATCTGGAAGGCCCCCAGGATCATCAGGGCCGCGGTGCCCAGGATCAGGAACGACGTGACCGAGCGGAGCACGGAGCCGATGGCCTCGGAGCGCTGGCGGCGGCGTTCCGCGTTGACCAGCAGGCCACCGAGGGCCGTGCCCTCCACCGCCTGGGCGCTGCGGTTCATCCGGTCGATGAGGTTGGTCAGGGCGCGCCGGATCAGGTAGCGCAGCACGATCGCGACGGCCGCGATGAGGATGATGCGGAGACCGGTGTTCAGCCAGGTGGACCAGTTCTCCTCGACCCAGCCCGCGGCGTTCCCGGCCCGCTCGGCCGCTTCGTCCAGCGAGCCCGCGGCACCGGGGGACGGGGCCGCGGCCAGAAGGGCGTACAGGGACACGGCGGGGACCTCCAGGTGGGGCGACAGCAGACCGATAAGACTAACGAAGCAGGGGGCGTGGTTCGTTGCCGCCGGCGGGGGAGAGACACGTCTCACCCGGGCACGCAGAGGGTGCGGACGATCACGCGAGGGGACCGGACGCCCTGCCGGAACGCCTGTCAAGGGGTCCTCGGACCGCTCGGGAGGCGGGCGCGTGAGGAAAATCCCCCCGGCCCGTTACCCGCACGTGGTGGCGCTCGGACCAGGCATGAGGAGAGACTGAGATCGGATCGTCCCGGCGCGAGCCACGCGTCGCCGGCGTACAAGGAGGCATCCACGTGCCGCACGTCCTGGTTCTCAACGCTTCGTACGAGCCGCTCGGCGTCGTACCACTGCGCCGCGCACTCGTCCTCGTCCTCGAGAACAAGGCCATCTGCCTCGAGGAGTCCGGCGCCTTCATGCACAGTGCGACCCGTGCGGTACCGGCGCCCAGCGTCGTCCGCCTCAAGCGGTTCGTACGGGTCCCCTACCGGGGGCCCGTCCCCCTCACACGCCGGGCGCTCTTCGCGAGGGACGGCGGCCGCTGCATGTACTGCGGGGCCGCCGCGACCAGCGTCGACCACGTCATCCCGCGCAGCCGGGGCGGGCAGCACGCCTGGGACAACGTCGTGGCGGCCTGCCGCCGCTGCAACCACGTCAAGGCGGACCGCCACCTGCCCGAGCTGGGCTGGCGGCTGCGCCACCAGCCGGCGCCGCCCAGCGGGCTCGCCTGGCGGATCATCGGGACGGGGCACCGCGATCCGCGCTGGCTGCCCTATCTGCAGCCGTTCGGAGCGGACGACGTGATGGCCCGGATCGACGGCGTCTCAGCCTGAGGACCGGGCCTTCGGTGTCTCCTGGCCCCCGGGGCGCGCGTCCGTGCCGTCCGCCTCGACGGCGTACGCCTCGACCGACCAGAGCGAGTAGCCGTACTCCGTGGCCCGGCCGTCGCCCTGGACCCGGATGAAGCGGGTGTCCTTCGCGTCGGTCCGGACGCTCTCGCGCCCGCCCCCGCCGTCCGGCACGGTCGCCGCCGTACGCCAGGTGCGGCCGTCCGGGGAGACCTGCACGCGGTAGCGGGAGGCGTAGGCGTCCTGCCACCGCAGCACGACCTGGCCCAGCCGGACCGGGGCGGGCAGCTCGGCCTGCCACCAGGCGCCGTCCTCGGCGGGTGAGGACCAGCGGGTCTCCGGATCGCCGTCGGAGGCCGCCGAGGCCGGGAAGTCCGGGGTCTCGTCGCCCGACGAGGACGCCGTGGCCGTACGCATCAGATCGGGGCCCGCGGTGGGAGGGAAGGCCCGCACGGTCAGCGTGCTCTCCTCACCCCCGAAGCGCAGCGGCACCTCGTACTCACCGGCCGGGGTGTCGGCCGGGACGGTGATGTCCACGGGGATGTCGGTGCGCGAGCCGCCCGTCACCGTCGCCTGCTCCGGGACCTTCACCTCGATGCCCTCGGGGGCCTTCGCCGTGAGCCTGCCCTTCACCTCGCCGGGGCGCCCGCCCGCCAGCCGCGCCTCGACCCGCTGCGTACCGCCTCCGATCACGGCGTCCGTCCGGTCGCGGACGAGGGCGAGACGGGCAGCCGGCTCGTCCTCGAACCAGGGGACGAGCGCCCGCACCTCCGGGACCTCGTCGAAGGACGGGTGCGTGCCCGTGACCCCCGGGGCCGGGGGGCCGACCAGGACCGGACGGGCGGACGGCACACTGACCCGCAGCGCGTCCGCCCGCAGCCCCTTCGCCGCCGTCCGCGTCCAGCCCGCCGCCGACAGGGGGCCCAGGCCGCGCCAGCCCTCGCCGGGGACATGGGCCTCCAGGACCGCGTCCGCCGCCCCGTCGCCGGGCAGGGTCAGGGTGGTGACGGCCTCCAGCGGGCGTGCGCGGTCGAGGCGGAGGGTGTGGCCGTGGGCGTCACGGCTCGTCGTGCCCGTGTCGCGGCCGGTGCCGTTCCAGGCGTCAGCCTCCTCGACCACCCGCTTCAGGAACGGATCCAGGACGCCCTTGCCCACCGTCGCCGTGCTCGCCGCGATCTTCTCTCGCAGCGGTTCGAGCGCCAGCTGGGCCTTCCACGCGGCAGCCCCGTCGCCGCGCTCCTGCGCCCGCAGGAGGTCGACGGCGAGCTCGCCCGCCCTGCCGTACCGGGCCAGCTGTCCGCTCCACGGCCGCACCTCGTCCTGGAGCCTGCCGTCCGCCGGGGTCCTCAGCCGCTCCGGGGCCTGCCGCATCACGCCGAAGGCGGCCCGCAGCTCACGTGAAGCCCTGTCGCGGGCCGCCCCGTCCGCCGTGTGCGCGGCCGGACGCGTCGCCCAGAACGCGGACAGCAGAGGCCGGAGGTACGCGGACTCGTCGCCGCCCAGCAGAGAGGTGGCGCTGTTGCCC
The DNA window shown above is from Streptomyces sp. Alt3 and carries:
- a CDS encoding mechanosensitive ion channel family protein, which translates into the protein MSLYALLAAAPSPGAAGSLDEAAERAGNAAGWVEENWSTWLNTGLRIILIAAVAIVLRYLIRRALTNLIDRMNRSAQAVEGTALGGLLVNAERRRQRSEAIGSVLRSVTSFLILGTAALMILGAFQINLAPLLASAGVAGVALGFGARNLVTDFLSGVFMILEDQYGVGDSIDAGVASGEVIEVGLRVTKLRGDNGEIWYVRNGEVKRIGNLSQGWSTAGVDVTVRPVEELELVRRAIAEAGETMTKEEPWSERLWGPVEVLGLDAVLLDSMTVRVTAKTMPGKSLGVERELRWRIKQALDAAGIRMIGVVPAQPDAATADPTASMAAPSAYASATSPQSLAATPIAPPPNLSK
- a CDS encoding beta-N-acetylglucosaminidase domain-containing protein; the encoded protein is MQLGRRRHATAVAVAVIGGLLGPFVPAAVAAPVTPAATAADRTGDTPLPPVWPRPQSAEASGRAVTLGTEVTLLPGPEADPYAVEALRALLRDSGVRTVHDALPGRGPVLRLGGTDAGHALRALRAPERADLPSGGYRLAVGETGGRAVIALDGVGEDGLFHGVQTLRQLVRDGTVAGAVVRDWPGTAVRGTTEGFYGQPWTREERLAQLGFMGRTKQNRYLYAAGDDPYRQTRWREPYPAGERADFRALAAKARAEHVTLGWAVSPGQAMCMTSDADVRALSRKIDAMWALGVRAFQLQFQNVSYSEWHCDEDAETFGSGPEAAARAQARVASAVARHLADRHPDAEPLSVMPTEFYQDGATDYRTALAAELDERVQVAWTGVGVVPKTITGRELAGARAAFRRPLVTMDNYPVNDYAQDRIFLGPYTGRDPAVAGGSAALLSNAMEQPSASRIPLFTAADFAWNPKAYRPQESWRAAIADLAGGDATARAALEALAGNSATSLLGGDESAYLRPLLSAFWATRPAAHTADGAARDRASRELRAAFGVMRQAPERLRTPADGRLQDEVRPWSGQLARYGRAGELAVDLLRAQERGDGAAAWKAQLALEPLREKIAASTATVGKGVLDPFLKRVVEEADAWNGTGRDTGTTSRDAHGHTLRLDRARPLEAVTTLTLPGDGAADAVLEAHVPGEGWRGLGPLSAAGWTRTAAKGLRADALRVSVPSARPVLVGPPAPGVTGTHPSFDEVPEVRALVPWFEDEPAARLALVRDRTDAVIGGGTQRVEARLAGGRPGEVKGRLTAKAPEGIEVKVPEQATVTGGSRTDIPVDITVPADTPAGEYEVPLRFGGEESTLTVRAFPPTAGPDLMRTATASSSGDETPDFPASAASDGDPETRWSSPAEDGAWWQAELPAPVRLGQVVLRWQDAYASRYRVQVSPDGRTWRTAATVPDGGGGRESVRTDAKDTRFIRVQGDGRATEYGYSLWSVEAYAVEADGTDARPGGQETPKARSSG
- a CDS encoding HNH endonuclease — translated: MPHVLVLNASYEPLGVVPLRRALVLVLENKAICLEESGAFMHSATRAVPAPSVVRLKRFVRVPYRGPVPLTRRALFARDGGRCMYCGAAATSVDHVIPRSRGGQHAWDNVVAACRRCNHVKADRHLPELGWRLRHQPAPPSGLAWRIIGTGHRDPRWLPYLQPFGADDVMARIDGVSA
- a CDS encoding ROK family transcriptional regulator; translation: MAGTTPGTPRVLRAMNDRAALDLLVTQGPLTRTRIGELTGLSKPTASQLLARLEEAGLVRSTGSQSGRPGPNAVLYEIHPAAAHVAALSVGPTGIDAVVADITGAVVGSCRVEADAVAEDVRHRTAQLVAEAVDGALRPTGLGHDDLDAVVIGTPGAIDPHTGQLRYAPHLPGWHSRTLLADLAEVVGRPVVIENDVNLAAVAEQYEGAAQDHDHFVLAYLDEGVGAAIVLGGTLLRGATGGAGEIGYMPLPGAPLARGGAADWAGPDAGGGFQSQVSCPAVRDLAGGRPLAEALADETVRAEVARRLATGLASVVAVVDPELVVLSGRVAQEGGEELRERVEAEMTGLALPRPLLRISDIEGDPILTGALRTALAQARDSVFDTA